From Acidimicrobiia bacterium, one genomic window encodes:
- the ccrA gene encoding crotonyl-CoA carboxylase/reductase, with translation MSEIDAIRTAILEDAPAAEIGALPIPETVRGALVKAEEQEMFAGMASDDKDPHRSLHVEEFPLPELAPDEAYVAVMASAINFNTVWTSIFEPLPTFGFLKRLGKESVWGARHDQPYHVVGSDGAGVVLRVGSAVRNWKPGDRVAIQCNHVDDQDPSAHDDSMMATNQRIWGFETNFGGLAEIAVVKANQLMPKAAHLSWEEAACNGLCNSTSYRMIVSRNGSGMAQGQSVLVWGASGGIGAYACQYVLNGGGTPVGVVSSPKRAAMLHEMGVEHVIDRKEEGYRFWSDETTQDPKEWLRLGKKIRGFIGRDVDIVFEHPGRSTMGASVFVAKRGGLIITCAATSGFMIEYDNRYLWMNLKTLKGCHFANYREAWEANRLVCDARIHPTLSKVYTLDQTADAAQAVQQNLSEGKLGVLCLAPEEGLGVTDPALREKHLDQITLFRRFEDAS, from the coding sequence ATGTCCGAGATCGACGCGATCCGTACCGCCATCCTCGAGGACGCGCCCGCCGCGGAGATCGGCGCGCTGCCGATCCCCGAGACCGTGCGCGGCGCGCTGGTGAAGGCCGAAGAGCAGGAGATGTTCGCCGGCATGGCGTCCGACGACAAGGACCCGCACCGGTCGTTGCACGTCGAGGAGTTCCCGCTGCCGGAGCTCGCGCCCGACGAGGCCTACGTCGCGGTCATGGCGTCGGCGATCAACTTCAACACCGTCTGGACGTCGATCTTCGAGCCGCTGCCGACGTTCGGGTTCCTCAAGCGCCTCGGCAAGGAAAGCGTGTGGGGCGCGCGCCACGACCAGCCGTACCACGTCGTCGGGAGCGACGGTGCGGGCGTCGTGCTGCGCGTCGGATCCGCGGTGCGCAACTGGAAGCCGGGTGACCGCGTCGCGATCCAGTGCAACCACGTCGATGATCAAGATCCGTCGGCGCACGACGACTCGATGATGGCCACGAACCAGCGCATCTGGGGCTTCGAGACGAACTTCGGCGGGCTCGCGGAGATCGCGGTCGTGAAGGCGAACCAGCTCATGCCGAAGGCCGCACACCTGTCGTGGGAAGAGGCGGCGTGCAACGGCCTCTGCAACTCGACCAGCTACCGCATGATCGTGAGCCGCAACGGCTCCGGTATGGCGCAGGGTCAGTCGGTGCTCGTGTGGGGCGCGAGCGGCGGCATCGGCGCCTACGCGTGCCAGTACGTGTTGAACGGCGGCGGCACTCCGGTGGGTGTGGTGTCGTCGCCGAAGCGGGCCGCGATGCTGCACGAGATGGGCGTCGAGCACGTGATCGACCGCAAGGAAGAGGGCTACCGCTTCTGGTCCGACGAGACGACGCAGGACCCGAAGGAATGGTTGCGGCTCGGCAAGAAGATCCGCGGCTTCATCGGGCGCGACGTCGACATCGTGTTCGAGCACCCCGGTCGCTCGACGATGGGCGCGTCGGTGTTCGTCGCGAAGCGCGGCGGGCTGATCATCACGTGCGCGGCGACGTCGGGATTCATGATCGAGTACGACAACCGCTACCTCTGGATGAACCTCAAGACGCTGAAGGGCTGTCACTTCGCCAACTACCGCGAGGCGTGGGAGGCGAACCGGCTCGTGTGCGACGCGCGCATCCACCCGACGCTGTCGAAGGTGTACACGCTCGACCAGACTGCCGACGCCGCACAGGCCGTGCAGCAGAACCTGAGCGAGGGCAAGCTCGGCGTGCTCTGCCTCGCGCCCGAAGAGGGCCTTGGTGTCACCGATCCTGCGCTTCGCGAGAAGCATCTCGACCAGATCACGCTCTTCCGTCGCTTCGAGGACGCATCATGA
- a CDS encoding aldehyde dehydrogenase (NADP(+)) → MTTFLAHDPRSAAAIGEYTDSSPDDVRAATAAGAEAFAAIRHGTRAERAGWLHAIADAFDAAPAELLEIADRETALGAARLTGEWGRTRAQVRAFAALLADDAFLEPIHDAADADAVPPRGDLHKILVPIGPVANFAASNFPFAFSVPGGDTVAALAAGCPVVVKAHPAHPGTSRRCAALIADALVRAGAPAGTFAMLEGAGVDVGRALVLAPEIAAVAFTGSRRGGRALYDLAATREVPIPVYAEMGSVNPVFVTDAALAARGDAIADGFVASMLNGTGQFCTSPGVVVVPAGAPGDAFVARVVAAVDAAPPGVMLNGQIRDGLAAQRASTEKLNGVDVLAQGALADSGFAIAATVLATDTATFIATDALRDEHFGPVAIVVRGAVDEMPAIARAIDGSLTGTIHAEDAEASRAPVLRLRDALVERVGRLVWNGFPTGVAIAPAMHHGGPYPAATHSGFTSVGQHAVRRFLRPVTFQDVPAAALPVS, encoded by the coding sequence ATGACGACCTTCCTCGCGCACGATCCGCGCTCGGCCGCGGCGATCGGCGAGTACACCGACAGCAGCCCCGACGACGTGCGTGCCGCGACCGCGGCCGGGGCGGAGGCCTTCGCCGCGATCCGGCACGGCACGCGTGCCGAACGGGCGGGTTGGCTGCACGCGATCGCCGACGCGTTCGACGCCGCACCCGCGGAGCTGCTCGAGATCGCCGACCGCGAGACCGCCCTCGGTGCCGCGCGGCTGACGGGCGAGTGGGGGCGCACGCGCGCGCAGGTCCGTGCCTTCGCCGCACTCCTCGCCGACGACGCGTTCCTGGAACCGATCCACGACGCGGCCGATGCCGACGCGGTGCCGCCCCGCGGCGACCTGCACAAGATCCTCGTGCCGATCGGGCCGGTCGCGAACTTCGCGGCGAGCAACTTCCCCTTCGCCTTCTCGGTGCCCGGTGGCGACACCGTCGCCGCGCTCGCCGCGGGCTGTCCCGTCGTGGTGAAGGCGCATCCCGCGCATCCCGGGACGTCGCGCCGCTGCGCGGCGCTGATCGCCGACGCGCTCGTGCGTGCCGGCGCGCCCGCGGGCACGTTCGCGATGCTCGAAGGCGCGGGTGTCGACGTCGGGCGCGCGCTCGTGCTCGCGCCCGAGATCGCGGCCGTCGCGTTCACCGGTTCGCGCCGCGGCGGCCGCGCGCTCTACGACCTCGCGGCGACGCGCGAGGTTCCGATTCCCGTCTACGCGGAGATGGGTTCGGTGAACCCGGTGTTCGTGACCGACGCCGCGCTCGCGGCGCGCGGTGACGCGATCGCCGACGGCTTCGTCGCGTCGATGCTGAACGGCACGGGTCAGTTCTGCACGAGTCCCGGCGTCGTCGTCGTGCCCGCGGGCGCGCCGGGCGACGCGTTCGTCGCGCGCGTGGTGGCCGCAGTCGATGCCGCGCCGCCGGGCGTGATGCTGAACGGGCAGATCCGCGACGGGCTCGCCGCGCAACGCGCGTCGACCGAGAAGCTGAACGGCGTCGACGTGCTCGCGCAGGGCGCGCTCGCCGACAGCGGCTTTGCGATCGCGGCGACCGTGCTCGCGACCGACACGGCGACGTTCATCGCGACCGACGCACTGCGCGACGAGCACTTCGGCCCGGTCGCGATCGTCGTGCGCGGCGCGGTCGACGAGATGCCCGCGATCGCGCGCGCGATCGACGGCAGCCTCACCGGCACGATCCACGCCGAGGACGCGGAAGCCAGCCGCGCGCCGGTGCTGCGACTGCGCGACGCGCTCGTGGAACGCGTCGGCCGGCTCGTGTGGAACGGCTTCCCGACCGGTGTCGCGATCGCGCCTGCGATGCACCACGGCGGCCCGTATCCCGCGGCGACGCACTCGGGCTTCACGTCGGTCGGGCAGCACGCGGTGCGCCGCTTCCTGCGCCCCGTCACCTTCCAGGACGTGCCCGCCGCCGCATTACCGGTGAGCTGA
- a CDS encoding acetyl-CoA C-acetyltransferase, translating into MPGSVIVSSARTPIGKLSGAFASLSATALGGRAIAAALERAGIAPDEIDYVIMGQVLQAGTGQITARQAAVAGGLPMTIPALTVNKVCLSGVNSIYLADQMIQAGDADVVVAGGMESMTNAPYLLPGARSGYRMGNGELVDSMIHDGLWCAFDAVHMGAGTESYVGQVGGISREAQDEVAAKSHERAAAAQKEGRLAEEIAAVEIPQRKGDPVVIDTDEGVRPGTTTESLGGLRPAFSKDGTITAGNASQISDGAAAVVVASREAAEQLGLKPMAELVGFGMVAGPDPSLLHQPSGAIKNALERTGLALTDIDLFEINEAFAAVGLASMKDLGINDDVVNVNGGAIALGHPVGMSGTRVVLTLINELRRRGGGTGAAALCGGGGQGDAAIIRTL; encoded by the coding sequence ATGCCCGGTTCGGTGATCGTCTCGTCGGCCCGCACGCCGATCGGCAAGCTCTCCGGAGCCTTTGCGTCGCTGTCGGCGACCGCGCTCGGAGGCCGCGCCATCGCCGCCGCGCTCGAGCGCGCGGGTATCGCGCCCGACGAGATCGACTACGTGATCATGGGCCAGGTGCTCCAGGCCGGCACCGGCCAGATCACCGCCCGCCAGGCCGCGGTCGCCGGCGGCCTGCCGATGACGATCCCCGCGCTCACCGTCAACAAGGTGTGCCTGTCGGGCGTCAACTCGATCTACCTCGCCGACCAGATGATCCAGGCCGGCGACGCCGACGTGGTCGTGGCCGGGGGCATGGAGTCGATGACGAACGCGCCGTACCTGCTGCCCGGCGCGCGCAGCGGCTACCGCATGGGCAACGGCGAGCTCGTCGACTCGATGATCCACGACGGCCTCTGGTGCGCGTTCGACGCCGTGCACATGGGCGCGGGCACCGAGAGCTACGTCGGTCAGGTCGGCGGCATCAGCCGTGAGGCCCAGGACGAGGTCGCCGCGAAGAGCCACGAGCGCGCCGCCGCGGCGCAGAAGGAAGGCCGGCTCGCCGAAGAGATCGCGGCGGTCGAGATTCCGCAGCGCAAGGGTGACCCGGTCGTCATCGACACCGACGAAGGCGTGCGTCCCGGTACCACCACGGAGTCGCTCGGCGGCCTGCGTCCCGCGTTCAGCAAGGACGGCACGATCACCGCCGGCAACGCGTCGCAGATCTCCGACGGCGCGGCCGCGGTCGTGGTCGCGAGCCGCGAGGCCGCGGAGCAGCTCGGCCTGAAGCCCATGGCGGAGCTCGTCGGGTTCGGCATGGTCGCCGGTCCCGACCCGTCGCTGCTGCACCAGCCGTCGGGCGCGATCAAGAACGCGCTCGAGCGCACCGGGCTCGCACTGACCGACATCGATCTCTTCGAGATCAACGAGGCGTTCGCCGCAGTCGGGCTCGCGTCGATGAAGGACCTCGGCATCAACGACGACGTCGTCAACGTGAACGGCGGCGCGATCGCGCTCGGTCACCCGGTCGGGATGTCGGGTACGCGCGTCGTGCTCACGCTCATCAACGAGCTGCGCCGCCGCGGTGGCGGCACCGGTGCCGCGGCGCTCTGTGGCGGCGGCGGCCAGGGCGACGCCGCCATCATCCGCACGTTGTAA
- a CDS encoding DUF4350 domain-containing protein: MSTEPDLAVATRANRWQRIPIGWRVAIVVVVGALLLNLFARFVSASTGGDHTPSGRTSSSYGTQTDGLAAYADLLRAEGHSVERTRGALESSTLDPSTTVVVLDPDTISGNDAGVLLAFVVNGGRLVVGGTFPDYFTALRDNPPEWTSGGPSTWSDVASSLAPIRRVVTDGDGTFIAPGASTPLVGTTDAALVTEARVGRGTIEFVADASPFQNRLLDTADNAALGLTLAGPASRPVVFPESVHGYGPSRGLGAIPTDWKLALLGLAIAGLVLMWARGRRLGPPEDASRPLPPPRAAYVDAVGSTLRRTHQPHDALAPVARRVHATIDARATFGVDGPAGATADLEPTEFARRAHALGLSDDEIDALRAPVTDETVLALGRALHHAMQATRREGQ, encoded by the coding sequence GTGAGCACCGAGCCCGACCTCGCGGTCGCGACGCGCGCGAACCGATGGCAGCGCATCCCGATTGGCTGGCGCGTCGCGATCGTCGTGGTAGTGGGCGCGCTGCTGCTCAATCTCTTTGCCCGGTTCGTGAGCGCGTCGACGGGCGGCGACCACACGCCGAGCGGCCGCACGTCGTCGTCGTACGGCACCCAGACGGACGGGCTCGCGGCGTACGCCGACCTGCTGCGCGCCGAAGGTCATTCCGTCGAGCGCACGCGCGGCGCCTTGGAGTCGTCGACGCTCGATCCTTCGACGACCGTCGTGGTCCTCGATCCCGACACGATCAGCGGCAACGACGCGGGCGTGCTGCTGGCGTTCGTCGTGAACGGCGGCCGGCTCGTCGTCGGCGGCACGTTCCCCGACTACTTCACCGCACTGCGCGACAACCCGCCCGAGTGGACCAGCGGCGGCCCGAGCACGTGGAGCGACGTCGCGTCTTCGCTCGCGCCGATCCGCAGGGTCGTGACCGACGGCGACGGCACGTTCATCGCACCGGGTGCGTCGACGCCGCTCGTCGGCACCACCGACGCCGCGCTCGTGACCGAGGCGAGGGTCGGGCGGGGCACGATCGAGTTCGTCGCCGACGCGTCACCGTTCCAGAACCGTCTGCTCGACACCGCCGACAACGCCGCGCTCGGCCTGACGCTCGCGGGGCCGGCGAGCCGCCCCGTCGTGTTCCCGGAGAGCGTGCACGGCTACGGGCCGTCGCGCGGGCTGGGGGCCATCCCGACCGACTGGAAGCTCGCGCTGCTCGGGCTCGCGATCGCAGGCCTCGTGCTGATGTGGGCACGGGGCCGGCGCCTCGGTCCGCCGGAGGACGCGAGCCGTCCGCTCCCCCCGCCGCGCGCGGCGTACGTCGACGCCGTGGGTTCGACGTTGCGGCGCACGCATCAGCCCCACGACGCGCTCGCGCCCGTGGCCCGGCGCGTGCACGCAACGATCGACGCGCGCGCGACCTTCGGTGTCGACGGTCCCGCGGGCGCGACGGCCGACCTCGAACCCACCGAGTTCGCGCGCCGCGCGCACGCGCTCGGACTGTCCGACGACGAGATCGACGCGCTGCGCGCGCCGGTCACCGACGAGACGGTGCTCGCGCTCGGGCGCGCGCTGCACCACGCCATGCAGGCAACCCGAAGGGAAGGTCAGTGA